A DNA window from Ranitomeya imitator isolate aRanImi1 chromosome 2, aRanImi1.pri, whole genome shotgun sequence contains the following coding sequences:
- the LOC138667182 gene encoding uncharacterized protein has product MEGVLANIAKIYADFTFEANQLAVSVREREEQRLRILRQRRKRRLWIHPITAQRMTRGVYSTLYMELRENPQKFFNYVRMRAENFEFLLGYVEDCIRRRDTQMRFSISPAERLMVTIRFLATGESFSSLHFQYRLGISTISGIIRDTCRALWECLQVEYIPEPSQERWLEIAQNFHQICQFPNCVGAVDGKHIRIVKPSGSGSQFYNYKKYFSIVLMAIADAQCKFIAVDIGAYGRANDSQIFKNSPMGRRLYGETFDFPPPRPLPGTTSPPLPFVCVGDDAFQLSPHLLKPFGSSGLTQRKKIYNYRLTRARRVVECAFGILTAKWRVLLTAIKLQTETVDDVVKACVVLHNFVLSKEQVSLEDNVSESTLRDYQNPTFRSPVAVSRMRDSFADYFMSPAGSVD; this is encoded by the exons atggaaggagtcctggcgaacattgcaaagatctatgcggattttacttttgaggcaaatcagttggcagtcagcgttcgagagagggaggaacaaagactgcgcatcctacggcagcggcggaagagaaggctgtggatccatcccatcacagcacaacgtatgacccgtggtgtttattccacgctttacatggaactaagggaaaaccctcaaaagttcttcaattatgtgaggatgagagctgaaaatttcgagtttttattgggctatgtggaagactgtatacgtagacgagacacccagatgcgattctcaatatcaccagcagagcgtctcatggtgactattcg attccttgcaactggagagtcgttctcatccctccattttcagtatcgacttgggatatccaccatctcggggatcatcagagatacctgccgggcattgtgggagtgcctacaagtggaatacatcccagagccatcacaggagaggtggctggagatcgcccaaaattttcatcaaatttgccagtttccaaattgtgttggagcagttgatggaaagcacatacggatcgtcaaaccttcaggctctggatcacagttttataactataagaagtacttctctattgtgttgatggccatagccgatgcacaatgcaagttcatcgctgttgatatcggtgcatatggacgcgcaaatgattcacaaatctttaaaaattcaccaatggggcgccgtttatatggagagacatttgattttccgccccctagacctctccctggaaccactagtccaccattaccatttgtttgtgttggagatgatgccttccagctttccccacacttgctgaaaccctttggaagtagtggactgacccagaggaaaaaaatttacaattaccgcttaaccagagcacgaagagtagtggaatgtgcttttggcatcttaactgccaaatggagagtcctgctaactgcaattaaactgcagactgaaactgtcgatgatgtggtcaaagcgtgcgttgtcctgcacaattttgttttatcaaaagaacaagtttccctggaggataatgtttctgaaagcaccttacgggattaccaaaaccccacttttcgcagtccagtagcagtctccagaatgcgggacagttttgcagactacttcatgtctcctgcaggatcagttgactga